A region from the Lolium perenne isolate Kyuss_39 chromosome 4, Kyuss_2.0, whole genome shotgun sequence genome encodes:
- the LOC127292944 gene encoding uncharacterized protein codes for MGGEGVRASEVVRREMGLDWMLKPASSSQPESSRAPKADDNEQEKFEAADDEVKKPNPKEMNPYLRDNGAGYPDESTPSREASQLLASSVVGDGGASWRLKALKRAKEQAAREGRNIEEVVEERWGSLGHLAASVSTSRVAPSYAHLQAIRGRKAGQADNSEISSKENRKEDKRGEESGGSREYLRGVSSREHAMRKPKADSTPWKRNRQNMSSEDRTLISSALASINKFSNDGSFMERINSAGSKNTNVSSVEVDEQRDSEPKSHKESSKKPSSASTQNLNANQLAAKILQLRMKGKNEEADQLSREMETVLENQGASVEEPRHERERSSSRHTIKPSAADRRKKEEDGDLHLANKIMHNKQYNMTKTIEDEYDYGDAPSRKGKRKNKEAHEEKRSNRGHILTQKERCLYCFENPSRPKHLVVAIGNFTYLMLPQFEPLVPGHCVILPLQHESAVRTVDKNVWEEIRNFKKCLLKMLAQQDKDVVFMETVISLDKQRRHCMIECIPVPFEVSNKAPMYFKKAIDEAEEEWSQHEMKKLIPTSGNLRQVIPENFAYFHVEFGLDRGFVHVIDDESNFSAGFGLNVMRGVLRLPGEDMHRRRRHETMDNQKQAVASFMKDWEPFDWTKQLE; via the exons ATGGGAGGCGAGGGGGTAAGGGCGAGCGAGGTTGTTCGCAGGGAGATGGGCCTCGACTGGATGCTCAAGCCGGCCAGCAGCAGTCAGCCTGAGAGCAGCCGTGCTCCCAAGGCTGATGATAATGAGCAGGAGAAGTTTGAGGCCGCAGATGATGAG GTGAAGAAACCAAACCCCAAGGAGATGAACCCGTATTTGAGGGACAATGGTGCTGGATATCCCGACGAATCCACTCCTTCAAGGGAGGCCAGTCAGCTGCTAGCGTCGTCTGTTGTGGGCGATGGAGGTGCTAGCTGGAGGCTCAAAGCTCTGAAGCGTGCAAAAGAGCAAGCTGCTCGTGAAGGTAGAAATATTGAGGAG GTTGTTGAAGAGAGATGGGGCTCACTGGGTCACTTAGCAGCATCAGTATCAACGTCCAGAGTTGCcccttcttatgcccatttgcagGCCATTAGAGGTAGAAAAGCTGGACAAGCAGACAACTCCGAGATATCCTCCAAAGAAAATAGAAAGGAGGACAAGCGAGGTGAAGAGAGTGGTGGTAGCCGTGAATATTTGCGAGGTGTCTCCTCTCGTGAACATGCCATGAGAAAACCCAAAGCTGATTCTACTCCTTGGAAGAGGAATAGACAGAATATGTCTTCCGAGGATCGGACGCTTATCTCGTCAGCACTAGCAAGTATCAACAAATTTTCCAATgacggaagcttcatggaaaggaTTAATAGCGCTGGTAGTAAGAATACAAATGTTTCGTCTGTTGAGGTTGATGAACAAAGGGATAGTGAGCCGAAGTCCCACAAGGAGAGTTCAAAGAAACCATCTTCAGCGAGCACTCAAAATCTAAATGCAAACCAGTTAGCTGCAAAGATTCTGCAACTCCGGATGAAAGGCAAGAACGAAGAAGCTGACCAACTTTCG AGAGAAATGGAGACTGTGCTGGAAAATCAGGGTGCTTCTGTGGAAGAGCCTAGGCATGAAAGGGAAAGGAGCTCAAGCAG GCATACCATAAAGCCTAGTGCAGCCGATCGCAGGAAAAAAGAAGAGGATGGTGACCTACATCTCGCAAATAAAATTATGCACAACAAACAATATAACATGACTAAAACTATAGAGGATgaatatgattatggtgatgctcCCAGTaggaaaggcaaaaggaagaatAAAGAGGCACACGAGGAGAAGAGAAGCAACCGTGGACATATCTTAACTCAGAAAGagcgttgcttgtattgcttcgaGAACCCATCCAGGCCAAAGCATCTGGTTGTTGCTATAGGAAACTTCACATACTTGATGCTGCCACAGTTTGAACCTCTTGTTCCTGGACACTGCGTTATTCTTCCATTGCAG CACGAATCTGCAGTAAGAACCGTTGATAAGAATGTATGGGAGGAGATTCGCAACTTCAAGAAGTGCCTCCTGAAGATGCTCGCGCAACAAGACAAAGATGTGGTTTTCATGGAGACTGTCATAAGCTTGGACAAACAACGGAGGCATTGCATGATTGAATGCATCCCTGTCCCTTTTGAAGTTTCAAACAAAGCACCCATGTACTTCAAGAAG GCAATCGATGAAGCTGAAGAAGAATGGTCCCAGCACGAGATGAAGAAGCTTATTCCAACAAGTGGCAACCTGCGGCAAGTCATCCCGGAGAACTTTGCCTACTTCCATGTAGAGTTTGGTCTGGACCGTGGATTCGTCCATGTGATAGACGACGAGAGTAACTTCAGTGCTGGTTTTGGACTGAATGTTATGAGAGGGGTGCTCCGGTTGCCAGGGGAGGACATGCACCGTCGTCGAAGGCATGAAACCATGGATAACCAGAAGCAAGCCGTCGCCAGCTTCATGAAGGACTGGGAGCCCTTTGACTGGACAAAACAATTGGAGTAG
- the LOC127292945 gene encoding uncharacterized protein, with protein MALLAIYGDDLCEFEKKGGLRYFQIYIRYDLPDGTEVRAKLSSANENLEGEVCPDDGTEDNGNEFSYICNVEYLPPLILTCLLPRSYPSKDPPYFTITARWMDGPNVTQLCEMLDTIWAELPGQEVIYQWVEWLHNSSLAYLWCDSKITLGLDVPMQRADNCAISRSLPLKSVIPSMLSYSSKKRYQAFLEDLHMCMICLNQSKGSNFIELPCQHLFCVKCMETLCRMHVKEGSVFKLICPETKCSSSIPPYLLKRLLSKEEFERWDRLTLQKALDSMSDVVYCPRCGIGCLEDEDKNAQCPKCSFIFCSSCKDPRHLGKQCLTLEQKLQHPQKSRGMIAREMVEQMLSIRKLYGDAIFCPNCGIAISRTEGCNIMLCGNCYQSFCFRCGKASCRSCDLYAPRENEQTDWQRRMEKLEKENRVAQRHPVGSIVKCPKCRQRNFKGDDKYIFCWSCRFSYCTLCKKRIEFTGPNNGHWGSLECVGLGNMM; from the exons ATGGCATTGTTAGCAATATATGGGGATGATCTATGTGAATTCGAAAAGAAAGGAGGTCTTCGCTATTTCCAG ATCTATATACGTTACGACTTGCCTGATGGCACTGAAGTGCGCGCTAAGCTCTCTTCAGCTAATGAAAATCTAGAAGGTGAAGTGTGTCCTGATGATGGTACAGAAGACAACGGCAATGAATTCTCTTACATTTGCAATGTTGAGTACCTACCTCCTTTGATATTGACATGCCTGCTTCCACGGTCCTATCCAAGCAAGGACCCCCCATATTTTACGATCACTGCCAGGTGGATGGATGGGCCTAATGTTACTCAACTTTGTGAGATGCTTGACACCATTTGGGCAGAGCTGCCCGGGCAGGAAGTGATATATCAGTGGGTTGAGTGGCTACATAATTCTTCTTTGGCATACCTCTGGTGTGACAGCAAAATAACGTTAGGTCTAGATGTTCCAATGCAGAGAGCAGATAATTGCGCAATCTCAAGAAGTCTCCCATTGAAATCTGTAATCCCTTCAATGCTCAGTTACAGTAGTAAGAAGCGATATCAAGCTTTTCTTGAGGATCTCCATATGTGCATGATATGCCTCAACCAGAGCAAAG GTTCAAACTTCATTGAGCTTCCATGTCAACACTTGttctgtgtgaagtgcatggaaaCCTTATGCAGAATGCATGTGAAGGAAGGTAGTGTGTTTAAATTGATATGCCCCGAAACCAAGTGTAGCTCTTCCATTCCACCGTACTTGTTGAAGAGACTTCTTAGCAAAGAAGAATTTGAACGCTGGGATAGGCTTACTCTTCAGAAAGCTCTGGACTCGATGTCAGACGTTGTTTACTGTCCAAGGTGTGGGATCGGTTGCTTGGAAGATGAGGATAAGAATGCGCAGTGTCCAAAATGTTCATTTATCTTCTGTTCATCTTGCAAGGACCCACGCCATCTGGGGAAACAGTGTCTAACCCTAGAACAAAAGCTGCAGCACCCGCAG AAGTCACGCGGGATGATTGCGAGGGAGATGGTGGAGCAAATGTTGAGCATAAGAAAGCTTTATGGTGATGCTATATTCTGTCCAAATTGTGGAATAGCAATCAGCAGAACCGAAGGGTGCAACATAATGCTTTGTGGTAACTGTTATCAGAGCTTCTGCTTCCGCTGTGGCAAGGCCTCCTGTCG GAGTTGCGATCTCTATGCACCTAGGGAAAATGAGCAGACAGATTGGCAGAGGCGAATGGAGAAGCTAGAAAAAGAAAACCGCGTGGCTCAAAGGCACCCGGTGGGCAGTATCGTCAAATGCCCAAAGTGCCGTCAAAGAAATTTCAAG GGTGACGACAAATATATCTTCTGCTGGTCGTGCCGATTCAGCTATTGCACGCTCTGTAAGAAGCGGATCGAGTTCACAGGGCCAAATAACGGGCACTGGGGCTCACTGGAATGTGTGGGGCTCGGAAACATGATGTAA